In one window of Corynebacterium incognita DNA:
- a CDS encoding glycosyltransferase family 4 protein, protein MRIALFTETFLPKIDGIVTRLTRTLEQLDALGHDVLIFAPGNPPAKFGRFDVVPVPAISFFAYPEVKYGIPKPQDFQTLRDLDPDVIHAVNPVWTAGCGVLAAKALRLPLVASFHTNVPEYTEELGIAWLKKPAATAINFLHNQAHINLCTSGPMVDKARGLGMKHVELWPKAVDTDTYHPDKATAAMREKLTNGNPQSPVVAYIGRISKEKHLHELSPIMAQVRERVPGARLAMVGSGPNVEQLQQDFNPEYCTFTGYLSGDELSAAFASADVFVFPSRTETLGLVALESMASEVPVIGARAGGIPFVLDEGETGFLIDPAPHDATPEQVAAENTQWADRIVELLSDDALRQRMGRAGREEALRHSWLEATRSVVDVYERAIARRDNARPRHDA, encoded by the coding sequence ATGCGCATCGCACTGTTCACGGAGACGTTCCTGCCCAAAATCGACGGGATCGTCACCCGATTGACCCGCACCCTGGAGCAGCTCGACGCCCTAGGGCATGACGTCCTCATCTTCGCCCCGGGCAACCCGCCAGCGAAGTTTGGGCGTTTCGACGTCGTTCCGGTTCCCGCGATCTCTTTCTTCGCCTACCCGGAGGTCAAATACGGCATTCCGAAGCCTCAGGATTTCCAGACCCTGCGCGACCTTGACCCGGACGTCATCCACGCGGTGAACCCGGTGTGGACCGCCGGCTGCGGCGTGCTCGCGGCCAAAGCGCTGCGCCTGCCGCTGGTGGCCAGCTTTCATACCAATGTGCCCGAGTACACCGAGGAACTTGGCATCGCGTGGCTGAAGAAGCCCGCCGCCACGGCCATCAACTTCCTGCACAACCAGGCGCACATCAACCTATGCACCTCGGGTCCCATGGTGGACAAGGCGCGGGGCTTGGGTATGAAGCACGTGGAGCTGTGGCCCAAGGCCGTGGATACGGACACCTATCACCCGGACAAGGCCACCGCCGCCATGCGGGAGAAGCTGACCAACGGCAACCCCCAGTCCCCCGTCGTGGCGTATATCGGCCGCATTTCCAAAGAAAAGCACCTCCACGAGCTGTCTCCCATCATGGCGCAGGTCCGCGAACGCGTACCCGGCGCGCGCCTGGCGATGGTGGGTTCCGGTCCCAACGTAGAGCAACTCCAGCAGGACTTCAACCCGGAGTACTGCACCTTCACCGGATACCTCTCCGGCGACGAGCTGTCCGCCGCCTTCGCCTCAGCGGACGTGTTTGTCTTCCCTTCCCGCACGGAAACCCTGGGCCTGGTGGCGCTGGAGTCCATGGCCTCAGAGGTCCCCGTCATCGGCGCCCGCGCCGGGGGCATCCCCTTCGTCTTGGACGAGGGCGAGACCGGCTTCCTCATCGATCCCGCCCCGCACGACGCCACACCTGAACAGGTCGCTGCGGAAAACACCCAGTGGGCTGACCGGATCGTGGAGTTGCTTTCCGACGACGCGCTGCGTCAGCGCATGGGGCGCGCCGGCCGCGAGGAGGCGCTGCGCCACTCCTGGCTGGAAGCCACACGCAGCGTGGTGGATGTGTACGAACGCGCCATCGCCCGCCGCGACAACGCCCGCCCGCGTCACGACGCCTAG
- a CDS encoding MMPL family transporter — protein MSKFLYKLGRWSYRTAWPFLAFWLVLLVALGGLAANFAKDPSPSFSMPDMDSTVTMEQMNDRFGTDGDAMSEPAGTVVVKAPEGKKLTDPEVMQEVSALADDIKGAASYKDAEAIVNPVMAAKGMEAQMGKQMKAQGMPQPVIDDNLQALSPLSEDQSTGLINFTFDAPSTMEVPDGDLQAVKDIVADYDDGDLQVAYQGTVFQAAGEMDMKAETIGLAVAAIVLLITFGSFVAAGTPLISAVIGVGVGILGVQLGTLFTDSINDMTPMLASMIGLAVGIDYALFIVARFRNQLITSSGLNDLSPKELAAELKKMDKDTRAHAMGMAVGTAGSSVVFAGITVLIALAALSIINIPFLTAMAIAAAMTVALAVLVAITFLPALLGLLGTRVFALRFPGPKVPDPEDEKPTMGLLWVRRIRKRPIMHLVAGVVLLGILALPAANLQLAMPTDGTSKLGSPQRTAYEMTEEAFGPGRNAPMIAYVDAQNVDKQDRMAAFHEALKSFNETEGVANAQIVQTTKDMDAAQIMITPSTGATDEKTTDTLNALREHQGAFEESTGATFGITGITPVFDDISERLTDVLLPYIAIVLGLAFIVLMLVFRSIWVPLIAALGFGLSVAAAFGVTVAVFQEGMFGIIDDPQPLLSFLPIMLIGLVFGLAMDYQVFLVTRMREGFVHGKTAGNATSNGFKHGARVVTAAALIMISVFAAFMLIDEPFIKTMGFALAVAVAFDAFVVRMMIIPATMFLLDDRAWKLPKWLDKILPNLDVEGEALTQSTGGNSPRDEQDSAAAAQVTV, from the coding sequence ATGTCAAAGTTCCTGTACAAACTTGGCCGTTGGTCCTATCGGACCGCGTGGCCCTTCCTCGCCTTCTGGCTGGTGCTGCTCGTCGCACTCGGCGGCCTGGCGGCCAACTTCGCCAAAGACCCCTCCCCCAGCTTCTCCATGCCAGACATGGACTCCACAGTCACCATGGAGCAGATGAACGACCGCTTTGGCACCGACGGCGACGCCATGAGTGAGCCGGCCGGCACGGTCGTCGTCAAGGCCCCCGAGGGCAAGAAGCTCACCGATCCCGAGGTCATGCAGGAAGTCAGCGCCCTGGCTGACGACATCAAGGGCGCCGCCTCCTACAAAGACGCCGAGGCCATCGTCAACCCCGTTATGGCCGCCAAGGGAATGGAAGCCCAGATGGGCAAGCAGATGAAGGCTCAAGGCATGCCGCAGCCGGTCATCGACGACAACCTCCAGGCACTGTCCCCGTTGAGCGAGGATCAGTCCACTGGTCTCATCAACTTCACCTTCGATGCCCCGAGCACCATGGAGGTACCCGACGGGGATCTCCAGGCGGTGAAGGACATCGTTGCCGATTACGACGACGGCGACCTCCAAGTGGCCTACCAGGGCACTGTGTTCCAGGCCGCGGGCGAGATGGACATGAAAGCCGAGACCATCGGCCTAGCCGTGGCGGCCATCGTCTTGCTCATCACCTTCGGCTCCTTCGTGGCCGCGGGTACGCCGCTCATCTCCGCCGTCATTGGCGTGGGCGTGGGCATCCTCGGCGTCCAGCTGGGCACCCTGTTTACGGACTCCATCAATGACATGACCCCGATGCTGGCCTCCATGATCGGCCTGGCCGTGGGCATCGACTACGCACTGTTTATTGTCGCGCGCTTCCGCAATCAGCTCATCACCTCCTCTGGACTCAACGACTTGAGCCCCAAGGAGCTCGCGGCAGAGCTGAAGAAGATGGACAAGGACACCCGAGCACACGCCATGGGCATGGCCGTGGGCACCGCGGGTTCGTCCGTGGTCTTCGCCGGCATCACCGTTCTTATCGCACTGGCCGCGCTGTCGATCATCAACATCCCGTTCCTCACTGCCATGGCCATCGCCGCGGCCATGACCGTGGCGCTCGCCGTACTGGTGGCCATCACGTTCCTCCCGGCCCTGCTCGGCCTGTTGGGCACGCGCGTGTTCGCGCTGCGTTTCCCCGGCCCGAAGGTCCCGGACCCGGAGGACGAGAAGCCCACCATGGGCCTACTCTGGGTGCGCCGTATCCGCAAGCGCCCCATTATGCACCTCGTGGCCGGTGTGGTCCTGCTGGGCATCCTGGCACTGCCCGCCGCGAACCTGCAACTGGCCATGCCCACCGACGGCACGTCCAAGCTGGGCAGTCCACAGCGCACCGCCTACGAGATGACCGAAGAGGCCTTCGGCCCGGGCCGCAATGCCCCGATGATCGCCTATGTGGACGCACAGAACGTCGACAAGCAAGACCGCATGGCTGCGTTCCACGAGGCATTGAAGTCTTTCAATGAGACCGAAGGCGTGGCCAACGCGCAGATTGTCCAGACCACCAAGGACATGGACGCCGCGCAGATCATGATCACCCCGTCCACCGGCGCCACCGATGAGAAGACCACCGACACCCTCAATGCGCTGCGCGAACACCAGGGCGCGTTCGAGGAATCCACCGGCGCCACCTTCGGCATCACCGGCATCACCCCGGTGTTCGACGACATCTCCGAGCGCCTCACTGACGTCCTCCTGCCCTACATCGCCATCGTTTTGGGTTTGGCGTTCATCGTTCTCATGCTGGTCTTCCGTTCCATATGGGTGCCGCTCATCGCCGCGCTGGGATTCGGCCTGTCTGTCGCCGCCGCGTTCGGCGTGACGGTCGCGGTGTTCCAGGAGGGCATGTTCGGCATTATCGACGACCCGCAGCCACTACTGTCCTTCCTGCCCATCATGCTCATCGGCCTGGTCTTCGGCCTGGCGATGGACTACCAGGTATTCCTGGTCACCCGCATGCGCGAGGGCTTCGTCCACGGCAAGACCGCGGGCAACGCAACGTCGAACGGTTTCAAACACGGCGCCCGCGTGGTCACGGCCGCGGCGCTGATTATGATCTCCGTGTTCGCGGCCTTCATGCTTATCGACGAACCCTTCATCAAGACCATGGGCTTTGCTCTGGCGGTCGCGGTGGCCTTCGACGCGTTCGTGGTGCGCATGATGATCATCCCGGCCACGATGTTCCTACTGGATGACCGCGCCTGGAAACTGCCAAAGTGGCTGGATAAGATCCTCCCCAACTTGGACGTGGAAGGCGAGGCCCTCACACAATCGACGGGCGGCAACTCCCCACGCGATGAACAGGACTCGGCGGCCGCGGCACAGGTAACGGTCTAG
- a CDS encoding NADPH-dependent FMN reductase, which produces MAIGIIIGSVREGRLGESVAQWVLEQARARGGEHAYELVDLKDYLMPLLDAEVLPAAAEGKYADSQVTAWAETVAKYDGFVMVTPEYNHSVPGPLKNAVDSLFVEWAGKPITVLGYSYSGGQWVIPAWLPVLENLKMKVAENTVSFSIADNTNDAGLAVTDAVAEQLRVALDEIEAAL; this is translated from the coding sequence ATGGCCATTGGCATTATTATCGGTTCGGTTCGCGAAGGACGCTTGGGTGAGTCTGTGGCGCAGTGGGTCTTGGAGCAGGCACGGGCCCGTGGCGGTGAGCACGCGTACGAGCTTGTCGACCTCAAGGACTACCTGATGCCGCTGCTGGACGCGGAGGTTCTCCCGGCCGCTGCCGAAGGCAAGTACGCCGACTCCCAGGTCACCGCGTGGGCTGAAACCGTGGCCAAGTACGACGGCTTCGTCATGGTCACCCCGGAATACAACCACTCCGTCCCCGGCCCGCTGAAGAACGCGGTGGACTCGCTGTTCGTGGAGTGGGCGGGCAAGCCCATCACCGTGCTGGGCTACAGCTACAGCGGCGGCCAATGGGTCATCCCGGCGTGGCTGCCGGTCCTGGAGAACCTCAAGATGAAGGTTGCGGAGAATACCGTGTCCTTCTCTATCGCGGATAACACCAACGACGCCGGCCTCGCCGTCACCGACGCCGTGGCCGAGCAGCTGCGCGTGGCCCTCGACGAGATCGAGGCTGCCCTTTAA
- a CDS encoding enoyl-CoA hydratase has translation MSDSNASVLSKTKGGVGIITLNRPQTLNALNMDMLCGVVETAQGFDADPDIGAIVITGSEKAFAAGADIKEMASKSAIDMFNEDWFAGWAALSQVRIPVIAAVNGYALGGGCELALMCDFVIAGEKAKFGQPEVNLGVLPGIGGSQRLTRAVGKSKAMDMCLTGRMIDADEAERAGMVSRVVAADALMDEALDAASTIAARSRVATQLVKEAVNTAFETPLQQGLLHERRLFHLAFASEDQKEGMAAFSEKRDPNFTNR, from the coding sequence ATGTCGGATAGCAACGCTTCGGTGCTTAGCAAGACCAAGGGCGGGGTGGGCATCATTACCCTCAACCGCCCCCAAACACTCAACGCCCTCAACATGGACATGCTGTGCGGAGTGGTGGAGACCGCCCAGGGCTTTGATGCTGATCCGGACATCGGTGCCATCGTCATCACGGGCTCCGAGAAAGCCTTCGCTGCCGGCGCGGACATCAAAGAAATGGCTTCCAAGTCCGCTATCGACATGTTCAATGAGGACTGGTTCGCCGGTTGGGCCGCGCTGTCGCAGGTACGCATTCCGGTTATCGCTGCGGTCAACGGTTATGCGCTCGGCGGTGGCTGCGAGCTGGCGCTCATGTGCGACTTTGTTATCGCGGGTGAGAAGGCCAAGTTTGGTCAGCCCGAGGTGAATCTCGGTGTGTTGCCCGGCATTGGTGGTTCCCAGCGCCTCACCCGTGCCGTCGGAAAATCCAAGGCCATGGACATGTGCCTGACTGGCCGCATGATCGACGCCGACGAAGCGGAGCGCGCCGGGATGGTGTCTCGCGTCGTCGCTGCGGATGCCCTTATGGACGAGGCGCTCGATGCAGCGAGCACCATTGCTGCTCGCTCCCGCGTTGCCACTCAGCTCGTCAAGGAAGCGGTCAACACGGCCTTCGAGACCCCGTTGCAGCAGGGGCTACTTCACGAGCGTCGTCTGTTCCACCTGGCGTTTGCCTCTGAGGATCAAAAGGAAGGCATGGCCGCGTTTAGCGAGAAACGCGACCCGAACTTCACCAACCGCTAG
- a CDS encoding NAD-dependent epimerase/dehydratase family protein, with amino-acid sequence MKVAILGGDGFCGWPASLYLSDQGHDVAIVDNLSRRAIDKELGAESLTPIASIEERIAAWKEVSGKELSFHNIDVAQDYDGLLEFINTYSPDAIVHFAEQRAAPYSMKSARNKRYTVDNNINATHNLLAAVVESGKDIHIAHLGTMGVYGYGTAGMEIPEGYLDVEVAVPDGGKVEQSILYPSNPGSVYHMTKVLDQHLFAYYAKNDELRITDLHQGIIWGTHTEQTMKDERLINRFDYDGDYGTVLNRFLMQAGIGYPLTVHGTGGQTRAFIHIRDMVRCIEIALNNPPQRGDRVMIINQMTETHRVVELANLIAKISGAEVAMVPNPRKEAAENELHVANDTFLSLGLNPTTLSEGLLHEVEEVAKKYADRCDRSKIPAQSLWTKNQAAGVPDSEAAKDGADGADDAVPTPAQA; translated from the coding sequence GTGAAGGTTGCGATTCTAGGCGGCGACGGCTTCTGCGGTTGGCCCGCTTCCCTCTACCTCTCCGACCAGGGCCACGACGTGGCCATCGTTGATAACCTGTCCCGCCGGGCTATTGACAAGGAGCTGGGAGCCGAGTCCCTCACCCCGATTGCTTCCATCGAAGAACGCATCGCGGCTTGGAAGGAAGTCTCCGGCAAGGAGCTGTCCTTCCACAACATCGATGTGGCGCAAGACTATGACGGCCTACTGGAGTTCATCAATACCTACTCCCCAGATGCGATCGTCCACTTTGCTGAGCAGCGCGCCGCGCCGTACTCCATGAAGTCCGCGCGCAACAAGCGCTACACCGTGGACAACAACATTAACGCCACCCACAACCTGTTGGCTGCTGTCGTGGAATCCGGTAAGGACATCCACATCGCGCACCTGGGCACCATGGGCGTCTACGGCTATGGCACCGCCGGTATGGAAATCCCCGAGGGCTACCTCGACGTGGAAGTGGCCGTACCCGACGGCGGCAAGGTGGAGCAGTCCATCCTCTACCCGTCCAACCCGGGCTCGGTGTACCACATGACCAAGGTGCTGGATCAGCACCTGTTCGCGTACTACGCCAAGAACGACGAGCTGCGCATCACTGATCTGCACCAGGGCATTATCTGGGGTACGCACACCGAGCAGACGATGAAGGACGAGCGCCTTATCAACCGCTTTGACTACGACGGCGACTATGGCACGGTGCTCAACCGCTTCCTCATGCAGGCCGGCATTGGCTACCCGCTGACTGTCCACGGCACCGGCGGCCAGACCCGCGCCTTCATCCATATCCGCGACATGGTTCGCTGCATCGAGATCGCGCTCAACAACCCGCCGCAGCGCGGCGACCGCGTCATGATCATTAACCAGATGACCGAGACCCACCGCGTCGTCGAGCTGGCTAACCTCATCGCGAAGATCTCCGGCGCGGAGGTGGCCATGGTCCCGAACCCGCGCAAGGAGGCCGCGGAGAACGAGCTGCACGTAGCCAACGATACCTTCTTGTCCCTGGGCCTGAACCCCACCACTTTGTCCGAGGGTCTGCTCCATGAGGTGGAGGAAGTGGCCAAGAAGTACGCCGATCGCTGCGACCGCTCCAAGATCCCCGCGCAGTCCCTCTGGACTAAGAACCAGGCCGCGGGCGTCCCCGATTCGGAGGCAGCCAAGGACGGCGCGGACGGCGCAGACGACGCAGTCCCCACTCCCGCCCAGGCGTAG
- a CDS encoding peptide chain release factor 3: protein MNTTVASEAQRRRTFAVIAHPDAGKSTLTEALALHAHVISEAGAVHGKAGRKSTVSDWMDMEKERGISIGSSALQFEYAPEGHEGEPYMINLVDTPGHADFSEDTYRVLTAVDAAVMLVDASKGLEPQTLKLFRVCKARGLPIITVINKWDRVGRTPLELVDEIVNEIGLQPTPMYWPVGEAGDFRGLARITEDGEVDEYVHFLRTAGGSTIAPEEHYSPDEAASREGDVWETTVEEVELMTMDGAVHDQELFESCTTSPTIFASAMLNFGVHQILDTLCALAPAPRGRDSDPKAVEASTSAMDERRDIDEEFSGVVFKVQAGMDKKHRDNLAFMRVVSGEFGRGMQVTHAQSGRSFSTKYALTVFGRTRSTVEAAYPGDIVGLVNAGSLAPGDTIFDGKPVQFPPMPQFAPEHFRTLRAKSLGKYKQFRKALDHLAAEGVVQILRNDLRGDAAPVMAAVGPMQFEVMQARMENEYNVETVTEPIPYSVARRTDAASAEDLGRQRGVEIFTRTDGELIALFGDKWKLAFIEKEHPEFTLETLVAD, encoded by the coding sequence ATGAACACCACCGTCGCATCTGAGGCACAACGCCGCCGCACCTTCGCCGTCATCGCGCACCCGGATGCCGGTAAGTCCACGCTCACCGAGGCCCTCGCCCTGCACGCCCACGTCATCTCCGAGGCGGGTGCCGTCCATGGCAAGGCCGGCCGCAAGTCCACTGTCTCCGACTGGATGGACATGGAAAAAGAGCGCGGCATCTCCATCGGCTCCTCGGCGCTGCAATTCGAGTACGCGCCCGAGGGCCACGAGGGCGAGCCTTACATGATCAATCTGGTGGACACCCCGGGTCACGCGGACTTCTCGGAGGACACCTACCGTGTGCTCACCGCCGTGGACGCCGCGGTCATGCTTGTCGACGCCTCGAAGGGCCTCGAGCCCCAGACCCTCAAGCTCTTCCGCGTGTGTAAGGCCCGCGGGTTGCCGATCATCACTGTGATCAACAAGTGGGACCGCGTCGGCCGCACCCCGCTGGAACTCGTCGACGAAATCGTCAACGAGATCGGCCTGCAGCCCACCCCGATGTACTGGCCCGTCGGCGAGGCCGGCGACTTCCGCGGCCTCGCGCGCATTACCGAGGACGGCGAAGTGGACGAGTACGTGCACTTCCTGCGCACCGCGGGTGGTTCCACCATCGCCCCGGAGGAGCACTACTCCCCCGACGAGGCCGCCTCCCGCGAGGGTGATGTGTGGGAAACCACCGTCGAGGAAGTTGAGCTCATGACCATGGACGGTGCCGTCCACGATCAAGAGTTGTTCGAGTCCTGCACCACCTCGCCCACCATCTTTGCCTCCGCGATGCTCAACTTCGGTGTCCACCAGATCCTCGACACCCTGTGTGCGCTGGCGCCGGCCCCGCGCGGGCGCGACAGCGACCCGAAGGCAGTCGAGGCCTCGACAAGCGCGATGGACGAACGCCGCGACATCGACGAGGAATTCTCCGGCGTTGTCTTCAAGGTGCAGGCCGGCATGGACAAAAAGCACCGCGATAACCTGGCATTCATGCGCGTGGTCTCTGGCGAATTCGGCCGCGGCATGCAGGTCACCCACGCCCAGTCGGGTCGCTCCTTCTCCACCAAGTACGCGCTGACGGTGTTCGGGCGCACCCGCTCCACGGTGGAAGCCGCGTACCCCGGCGACATCGTGGGCCTGGTCAACGCCGGTTCCCTGGCCCCGGGTGACACCATCTTTGACGGCAAGCCGGTGCAGTTCCCGCCGATGCCACAGTTCGCGCCGGAGCACTTCCGCACTTTGCGCGCGAAGTCCCTGGGCAAGTACAAGCAGTTCCGCAAGGCCCTCGATCACCTCGCTGCCGAGGGCGTCGTGCAGATCCTGCGCAACGACCTGCGTGGCGACGCCGCGCCCGTCATGGCGGCGGTGGGCCCCATGCAGTTCGAGGTCATGCAGGCCCGCATGGAAAACGAGTACAACGTGGAAACCGTCACCGAACCCATTCCGTACTCCGTGGCGCGCCGCACCGACGCCGCCTCCGCTGAAGACCTTGGCCGCCAGCGCGGCGTGGAGATCTTCACCCGCACCGACGGCGAACTCATCGCCCTATTCGGCGACAAGTGGAAGCTCGCCTTCATCGAAAAGGAGCACCCGGAGTTCACGCTGGAGACACTCGTCGCGGACTAG
- a CDS encoding TetR/AcrR family transcriptional regulator, with product MSGLRETKKAATRNAIADAAAQILLTEGYESFTVATIAKAAGVTTRTFHNYFTGLDKALLAFIETTIVEVAEQVKHFPAELDTVDIVEELVVSGVRAEEPPIRSITSLFLVADSAGNHGGLGGPPPSKEEAYALVNPLLKAFTERTTEDVFSVEVKVRVAAAAGLMAVEKFLSLPEPQDKEVGTRMVRQAFSILRSC from the coding sequence ATGAGTGGATTGCGAGAAACCAAGAAGGCCGCGACGCGCAACGCAATCGCCGATGCCGCCGCGCAGATCCTGCTCACCGAAGGCTACGAGTCATTCACTGTGGCCACCATCGCCAAGGCCGCCGGGGTAACCACCCGTACGTTCCATAACTACTTCACGGGGTTAGATAAAGCGCTCCTCGCTTTCATCGAGACCACCATTGTGGAGGTGGCAGAACAGGTCAAGCACTTCCCTGCCGAGCTGGACACGGTGGACATCGTTGAGGAACTCGTGGTGTCGGGGGTGCGGGCTGAGGAGCCTCCGATTCGCTCCATCACCAGCCTATTTCTCGTCGCGGACTCCGCGGGTAACCACGGCGGACTCGGCGGACCGCCGCCGTCCAAGGAGGAAGCTTACGCCCTGGTTAACCCGCTTCTTAAAGCATTTACGGAACGCACCACGGAGGACGTTTTTAGCGTCGAAGTCAAGGTTCGAGTAGCCGCTGCGGCGGGACTCATGGCCGTAGAAAAGTTCCTGAGCCTGCCCGAACCACAGGACAAGGAAGTAGGCACCCGGATGGTGCGCCAAGCTTTTAGCATCTTGCGCAGCTGTTAA
- a CDS encoding DUF6882 domain-containing protein — MVYSPPESLDDVVIDGLLSSSAHDAAFHRQVGPITGVEFNGGTADTTTPDLALDIPVDVRIHGPNHTTTDFTGTVIAHLTTQSWEWTTSRVNDLAGLGIAELRSGSQPYTPLLVAAARTLCGGQPVVLRAGDEHRPTQLIVVNSDAPLPPVHAATTNFLAELPSRGFNSLPQVPRTLRERNEWRAVMAYAAQRGLSAELVTNTGSHPGSNASPTGRTVAFGDGSRVTFQAAHPTRIAAATGNENALSLADIQADAFYFAAEHEMLLDARFPRPEAHVSIPESSFALRDGAAATRGPAALIATCTADTWTWAWADPFVAHLPIARAAHRIKDFATQQGIADLIRPQLSLDDAEASDLINVTKPILQWWTHLSVELGPHPEDPTQRVRGIVLINPPELRAPAGPADVAARAKDTILAIPTPPGIDAHRARRAYERFRDAR; from the coding sequence ATGGTCTACTCCCCGCCGGAATCACTCGACGACGTGGTCATCGATGGTCTCCTGAGCTCCTCTGCCCACGACGCCGCCTTTCACAGGCAGGTCGGTCCCATCACCGGCGTGGAGTTCAACGGCGGTACCGCCGACACCACAACGCCAGATCTCGCCTTAGATATCCCCGTGGACGTGCGCATCCATGGCCCCAACCACACGACCACGGACTTTACAGGCACCGTCATCGCGCACCTGACCACCCAGTCGTGGGAATGGACGACCTCGCGTGTCAACGACCTCGCAGGCCTGGGCATTGCCGAGCTGCGCTCCGGCTCGCAGCCTTATACCCCGCTGCTCGTGGCTGCCGCGCGCACGCTGTGTGGCGGACAGCCGGTGGTGTTGCGGGCTGGCGACGAGCACCGCCCGACGCAGCTGATTGTGGTGAACAGCGATGCCCCACTCCCGCCGGTACACGCGGCGACAACGAATTTCCTCGCCGAGCTTCCGTCGCGCGGCTTCAACTCTCTGCCCCAGGTACCGCGTACACTGCGCGAGCGCAACGAGTGGCGCGCCGTCATGGCCTACGCCGCCCAGCGCGGCCTCTCCGCCGAGCTCGTCACCAACACCGGCAGCCATCCTGGCTCCAACGCCTCCCCGACAGGCCGCACCGTGGCCTTCGGCGACGGCAGCCGTGTGACCTTCCAGGCCGCCCACCCGACCCGCATCGCTGCCGCCACTGGCAACGAGAACGCGCTGTCCTTGGCAGACATCCAAGCCGATGCCTTTTACTTTGCGGCGGAGCACGAGATGCTCCTGGATGCCCGCTTCCCCCGGCCGGAGGCGCACGTGTCCATCCCGGAAAGTTCCTTTGCGCTACGCGACGGCGCGGCCGCCACGCGCGGCCCAGCTGCGCTCATCGCCACCTGCACTGCCGATACCTGGACGTGGGCGTGGGCAGATCCCTTCGTGGCACACCTCCCCATCGCGCGCGCCGCGCACCGCATCAAAGACTTCGCTACGCAGCAAGGAATCGCGGATCTTATCCGGCCGCAACTGTCCCTGGATGACGCGGAGGCCAGCGACCTCATCAACGTGACCAAACCCATCCTGCAGTGGTGGACCCACCTCAGCGTGGAGCTCGGCCCGCACCCCGAGGATCCCACGCAGCGCGTGCGCGGCATCGTGCTCATCAACCCACCGGAGCTCCGCGCCCCAGCCGGCCCCGCCGACGTCGCCGCCCGCGCGAAAGACACCATCCTGGCCATCCCCACCCCGCCCGGCATCGATGCTCACCGAGCCCGGCGCGCCTACGAACGCTTCCGCGACGCCCGCTAG
- a CDS encoding patatin-like phospholipase family protein produces MIDASDTALVIEGGGMRNSYTAACIEKLIREDVAFGLVAGVSAGASHTANYLGRDPERTVESFVEFANNPSFGGVNSLLKGQGYFNAEYIYERSADKDLPYNFDAFLAHPTDMILAATRADNGEGVYWTRQDIKNKADLMMRVRASSTLPMIMPMRFIDGVPFVDGALGESGGILIDAAERAGYQKFLFIGSRPRGYVRPQVTRHGIVRRAFYRYPAVGEALIARADRYNQAKDRLLELERAGQACLFFPEDMQVASTERNHAKLQANYEAGRSQTYAEWPHWKEFLTS; encoded by the coding sequence GTGATTGATGCATCGGATACCGCGCTAGTGATTGAGGGCGGCGGTATGCGCAACTCGTATACCGCCGCGTGCATTGAAAAGCTCATTCGCGAAGACGTGGCCTTTGGCCTCGTCGCGGGCGTGTCCGCTGGGGCCTCGCATACCGCCAATTACCTCGGGCGCGATCCCGAGCGCACAGTGGAGTCCTTCGTGGAATTCGCGAACAACCCCTCCTTCGGCGGGGTCAACTCGCTGCTCAAGGGGCAGGGCTACTTCAATGCCGAATACATTTACGAGCGATCCGCGGACAAAGATCTGCCGTACAACTTCGATGCTTTCCTTGCTCACCCCACGGACATGATCCTGGCCGCGACCCGCGCGGATAATGGTGAGGGCGTCTACTGGACGCGACAAGACATTAAAAACAAAGCGGACCTCATGATGCGTGTGCGCGCCTCTTCTACGCTGCCGATGATCATGCCCATGCGCTTTATCGACGGCGTCCCCTTCGTCGACGGCGCTCTGGGGGAGTCCGGCGGCATTCTTATCGACGCCGCGGAGCGCGCCGGGTACCAGAAATTCCTGTTTATCGGCTCGCGCCCCCGCGGCTACGTGCGCCCGCAAGTCACCCGCCACGGCATCGTGCGCCGCGCGTTCTATCGCTACCCGGCCGTGGGGGAGGCGCTCATCGCCCGCGCGGACCGCTACAACCAGGCCAAGGATCGCTTACTGGAGCTCGAGCGCGCCGGGCAGGCCTGCTTGTTCTTCCCGGAGGACATGCAAGTCGCCTCCACGGAACGCAACCATGCCAAGCTGCAGGCCAACTACGAGGCCGGCCGCAGTCAGACTTATGCTGAGTGGCCACACTGGAAGGAATTCTTAACCTCATGA